Genomic DNA from Aggregatilinea lenta:
CGCCACCATCAGCGCGCAGCAACTCACTATCAGCGCGCTGAGCCAGGCGACGCCGCTCGTCGCCACCTCGGTTCCAGCCGATACGACCACCGAGCCGGAAATCGCCGGAACGCCCATTCTGCCGACCATTGATCCGGCCCTGCTGCCGCCCATTCCCACCGACGGGCCGGATGGCGCGGTCGTGCTGGACGCGCCGCTGGACGAAACCGGCAGCGCCGATACCGCCACGACGGACGACGGCTGCCTGCGCTATACGGTCCAGGCGGGCGACGTGATCGGCAGCATCGCGCAGGAGTACGGCGTCTATCCCGGCGACCTGATGACTGTCAACGATCTGGGCGTGGACGACTTCATCCAGATCGGGCAGGTGCTGATCATCCCCAACGAGGGCTGCACGCTGATGTACACGCCCACGCCTGCACCTACGGCGACCAATACACCGTTCCCGCTCCAGATGCGCGCCGCGACCGTCACCCTGCCGCCGACCGCGTCTCAGGCGGACGTCGAGATCACGGACGTGCTGGGCATCGGCGACGTGAACAACGAAGCCGTCGAGCTGCGCAACAACAGCGGCAGCGCGATCAACCTGGAAGGCTGGACGCTGAGCAGCGACGGCAGCGACGCCGTGTTCGAGTTCCCGGAATTCCGTATGCAGCAGAACAGCCGCGTGCGGATCTTCACCCGCCAGGGCACCGATACGCCCGCCGCGCTGTACTGGGGCCGCGACGATGCCGCCTGGGAAACCGGCCAGACGCTGACGCTCAGCGACGACGAGGGCGACATCCTGGCAACGTTTGTGATCGAATAAGCGTCCGGCCAGTAAGCCCGCATAGATGTAGAAACTAAAGACGCAGCCCCGGTGCGGGGCTGCGTCTTGACATAGCAATCATGATCCCTTGTGGTCACAAGGGGAGAGTGTTCACACTGTAAGCTTAGACGAACCGGCGTTACTTGTTGACGTCGGCGGGCGTCGTGGTGTTCTTTTCTGCTTCGTCACCCTTCAGTCCCTTGCGGAACTCACGGATGGCCGACCCCATCTCACCACCAACCCTAGAAACACGCCCGACGCCGAACAGCAGCACGACGACGGCCAGAATGAGTACCAGCTCGGTAGTGCCCAGGCTGCCCATAAACTATCTCCTTCGACCTTAAACGGTGTACATGCCCAACGATACGACCCCGGTGAAACGCTTACAAGCAGCTCCACAAGGAAAGTCTGCTCCCATTATAACCTCCTTC
This window encodes:
- a CDS encoding lamin tail domain-containing protein, yielding MSRRVLIGFILLNVIVSLAVAFVLISYDRSRRPEVEPLEGPTQIVVVSETPVPGSANIKPDQYVATISAQQLTISALSQATPLVATSVPADTTTEPEIAGTPILPTIDPALLPPIPTDGPDGAVVLDAPLDETGSADTATTDDGCLRYTVQAGDVIGSIAQEYGVYPGDLMTVNDLGVDDFIQIGQVLIIPNEGCTLMYTPTPAPTATNTPFPLQMRAATVTLPPTASQADVEITDVLGIGDVNNEAVELRNNSGSAINLEGWTLSSDGSDAVFEFPEFRMQQNSRVRIFTRQGTDTPAALYWGRDDAAWETGQTLTLSDDEGDILATFVIE
- the tatA gene encoding twin-arginine translocase TatA/TatE family subunit — its product is MGSLGTTELVLILAVVVLLFGVGRVSRVGGEMGSAIREFRKGLKGDEAEKNTTTPADVNK